In the Pseudosulfitobacter pseudonitzschiae genome, ACCGCTGCCGCCTATCAGGCACTCATGCACCAAACCGGTGACCATCACGAAGCACTGTCGGCTTTCCTGGAAAAGCGTCAGCCGACATATTCGGGGAAATAGGGCATGCTGCAATGAGTGATACCAAAGATGCAGAACGGTTTGCGATGATCGCAAGCGTCTGGAATTCGAGGGCCAAGGGCCTGATCGCCGAGATGGACTTAAAGATCGAACGCGCCGACCGGCAAGGCGTTGAAATACGGATGCCATTCAACCCAGATTTCTGTTTGGATGAAGAAGGCACAATGTTGCACGGCGGTGTCCTGACGGCCCTGCTCGACAGCGCCTTTGGGCTAGCCAACTTTCTGGCGATCGACGACGTCCAGACAATGGCAACCCTCGATCTGCGTGTCGATTATCTGCGCCCGGCAAGTTCGCGTGCCGACGTCATTGTGTTTGCCGATTGCTACCGGCAGACCCGACACATCGCATTCGGAACCGGAAAAATTTGGTTTGACACCGCTGATTGCGAAGAGGTCGCCCGAGGATCGGCGACCTTTGCCCTGACACGCGGAAAGGGCAGTTTGTTGGATAAAATGAATACAGGAGGCCCAGGCGGATGAAGCTCAGCGACATACAGGCGCGATGTGATCGTGTGCCGTTCTTCCGTCACTTGGGTTTTTCAGTAACTGAAGCCAACGACACGCATTTTGTGGCACGTATGCCATTCGAACAGCGACACATAGGCAACCCCGTACTTGATACATATCATGGCGGGATAATTGCCAGTTTTATGGAAATAATTGCCTCATTGACCGTGTTGGACGATCTAGAATCACCCCCACCAAAACCGATCAATCTGACCGTTGACTATCTTCGACCCGGGCTGCCGGGAACGTTGAACACACGCGCCACGGTCTCGCGTAAAGGTCGGCGAATGGCAAGCGTCGAAACCATTGCCTGGCTGGAAGATGAGGGAAAGCCAGTCGCAAAGGGCCTATTCCACTTTCTGTTGGTCTGACCCCAACGGACCCTCAAAAGGGCACCTCCAAAAATTGCCCCGGCCTTGGCGCTCCGATATGATGGGACAGTGACCAGGCAGTGGGAGATGCATTGATGGCACAGACGGGACCTGCTGATCTTTCTGACTGTTATGCAAAGCGGCACGTGAATAAAGACCCGCTGGTCGAAATTGACGCGTTGGGGCCGTGGGAGGAGTTTCGCTCAACTCTAGACCGGGTCAGCCGCAAACCGGATGCGGATCACAAGTCACGCGCCGGGTGCCCGCCGATAGACGCAGTTCTGACGGTCGCAGGCTGTTCCCGCTGCCCCGTAGTCGCGAAAACAATCAAAACAGAGGAGCCAAAGATTTAGGCGCAATAAAACTACGAAAGGGTCCCGCCCAATACTCAAATAAGATCTTTCGCGCTCCACAGACAGAAGCATTTCAGGACCACCGAACCCTTTTACCCTACCATTTTCCTTCCGCCAGCACCGATGTGCGCACCAGCATTTATGTACTGGTGCCCAACAATTCATAACTCTTGCGATTTCAGGGCAGACTATAGGACTTCAATCCCCCAGTTTTTCTATTGCAATCGCGATCCCCTGACCGCCCCCAATACACATTGTGATCAGAGCCTTCGTTCCACCAAAACTGTCAAGGGCATTGAGGGCTTTCAGAGTCAGGATCGCTCCAGTGGCGCTAATCGGATGGCCAAGCGCGATTGCTCCGCCGTTCGGATTTACCTTTTCCGGATTCAAACCAAGCACTTTATTCACAGCCAGGGCCTGCGCAGCGAACGCCTCGTTTGATTCTATCACGTCGAAATCAGCGATGTTCAGCCCGGTGCGTGCGCATAGCGCCTGTACGGCCGGAATTGGGCCGATCCCCATAACTTCGGGGTCCACTCCGGCAATCGAGTAACCCAAAATGCGCGCCCGCGGCTGCAGACCAGCTTTTTTTGCTGCGTCAGCCCGTGCTAGAACCATCGCGGCAGCACCATCGTTAATCCCGCTGGCATTTCCTGCTGTCACGCTGCCGCCCTTGCGGAACACGGGCTTCAGCCCGGCCAGCGCCTCCGCAGTCGTCGCCTTAGGGTGTTCATCTGTGTCAAACACAGCAGTGCCTTTGCGGGTTTTCAATTCAACTGCCGTGATTTCTCGCTTAAAGCTACCATCACCAATCGCTCTTGCCGCGCGGGCTTGGCTGGTCAGCGCAAAGGCGTCTTGGTCAGCCCGTGTAATTTGCAGCTCAGTCGCCACGTTTTCGGCCGTAACACCCATATGCCCGGATCCAAAAGGGCACGTCAGCGCGCCTAACATCATGTCCACCGCGGTGATATCACCCATTTTCTGTCCCCACCGCGCCTGCGGAATGATATGGGGGGAGCGGCTCATACATTCAGCGCCGCCTGCAAGGGCGAAATCGGCGTCGCCCAACATCAACGACTGCGCGGCCGAAACAATCGCCTGAGCGCCGGATCCGCACAACCTGTTGACATTCATTGCGGGGGCGCTTGCCGGCACACCAGCCTGCATTGCGACCACGCGCGACAAGTACATATCCCGTGGCTCGGTATTAATGACGTGACCAAACACCACCTGGCCGATTTGATCAGCCTTTAAACCTGAACGTTCTAGCGCCGCTTTGGCTACAATTGTTCCCAGTTCGATTGGCGAGGTTCCTGCAAGGCTACCCCCGAAAGTACCAATGGCGGTGCGTGCGCCATCAAGAATTACAACGTCTGTCATGTATCTTCCATTTCTTCTGCTTTAGTTTCACCGTAGTTAGAGCATCTGATTGAATGCCGTCGTTCCGCCGACAATCACCACTGCAAGCTATTCGGCAGGGTGGATAAGTTTAGAAAGTTCACTTTGCCGTTTGGACAAGTTGATTGTTTCGGTCGCGACAAGCCGGTCCCCCGCAAAGGCATGCACTTCCGTCTCAACCCCGTTTTTCCCATTGAACGCAACCAGCTTGTCGTAACGCGTGAGCCCGCCCAACCCCTGAAGCTTCATCCCCAATAGATCGGACCAGAACCGTGGTGGCGCAGCGTCGGGAATGCGAACGCCACAGATGCTGCTTGCTGCGATCTGAGCCTGAACCATAGCATTGTGGATTGTCTCAATGCGTATCCGACCGCCATAATAGGAGTTTTCGGCTGCGGCACAGTCGCCGATTGCGTAGATGTCGGGATCCGAACTGCGCATGGCCTCATCGACTATGATTCCATTGTCGCAAAGCAACCCAGCGTGGACGGCCAAACCTTGGTTCGGCAAGGCTCCGATGCCGACGACGACCAGATCTGCCGCCACTGCTTCACCGCTTTCCAGAATGCAGGTCCGCGCCTGCCCGTCAACGCCATCTATCCGGGCCAATCTGGCGTTCAGAGCAAACCGGATGCCAGCGGCCTTAAGCTGCCTTGTGATAACATTGGTGGCCGAAGGTGTGGCGACCCGCGCCATCACACGTCCAGCGGATTCGATTACCGTGACCTGCTTGTCTAGTGCAACCGCAGCGGAGGCAACTTCCAGCCCGATCACGCCGCCGCCAAGGATAGCCACCGATTTTGCGCTACGTAGCGATTTGTGCAGGCGCGTGGCGTCAGACAAATTACGCAGATAGCAAACATTGCTCAGACCTGCACCGGGACAGCGCAGGCGCCGTGCGCTGGACCCGGTCGCAAGAATAAGTTCGTCATAGGGATAATGAACGCCCGCTTTTGTCAGGACGGCCTTGGCAGTCCGATCTATCGCTACCACTCCTTGACCCATTTCCAAGGTGATACCGTTCGTTGGAAAAAACGCCCCAGGCTTCAATAGCGTCGCTGCGGGCGGCTTATCTTTTGCAAGAAAAGCCTTCGACAGGGGCGGCCTTTGGTAGGGGGCAACGGATTCAGCCCCCAATATCACGACCTGCCCCTCAAAGCCCTGCTGACGCAGCGCTGATGCCGCATTCACACCAGCGGTTCCGGCCCCTACTATCACGATCTTATCCAAGTTATCCTGCATTTCAGTTCTTTCCGCGTTGGGTCATATCAGGTTACGCGCCTGTGCTTCGGTGACCGCCTGTACGCGACTGCGCACATTGAGATCGGCGAATATTTTTCTCATGTGCCATTTCACGGTGTCTTCACGCACTAAAAGCCGGTCGGCAATCTGCTTGTTGGACAGACCTTCGCGCACGTAGCGCAAAACTCTGATTTGTTTTGACGAAAGCGTCGTCCCCTCCCGCCTTGTGCTTTTTGGTAATAAGCTCCGAACTCCCACAAGCTGATCGCTTGTTTCAACTTTCTGTGCCGGAACAACAAATTCCAGATCGGTAAATGCAACATCGCTGGTGATCGTCAGCCCCGCCAACAGATCGCGGGTATCTCCAGCCGTCTGGAAACACCCCAGCAGCAAAACCATCTCATACGCCTCGGTCGCAACCTTTCGAGCGATCGGCACTGACTCTGATGCCGCATGTGCACCTGCGGCGCACATCAATGCGCGCACTTCCAAGCGCCCGGCGTCAATTGCGCGCGCAGTACGACCTGCTTCATTCGCATTCTTTACGGCCAGACTGTATTGACCATTTCGCAAGGCAGCTAAGGCCCGCAAAATCGACAATTGAGCGCGCAATGGCCGGGCATGGAGTCCAGAGAACACCGGATCACTTTCTTTCGGCATCGCCTTATCGAATCCCTGTATTCCCTCGGCTATATACAGTTCGGCAATCTCCATCTGGATGAGTGTCTCCAAACGATACAGTTTTTTCTCCTGGGCAAGTGCACGGACCCTCTCAAGCAAGGCCAGCGCACCGCGCAGATCGTTCGTTCTCCGCCGCCAAGCCGCAGCCACGCGGCAAACGCGGTAAAGAATATCTGTGACTCCATACTTACCTGCAAATTCCAGATAGCTTTCTACTAAATCATCAGAAAACTCCAACATTCCCAGCTCACATGATGCCTCGGCTTCAAAAGAGATAAGCATTTTGGCCGAGAACGGCGTGCGCTCCACCTGCACGTTCGGATCGATCCGCGCCGCCTCGATCAAGCGCTGTGCACCATACATATCGCCGCGATTTAAGGCCGCTTGGATTTCAGCGGCATGTAACCAACCGAATGCAAATCTCTGACGACCCGCAGTATTGGCTGGATTTGCGAGCACCAGAAACTTGCTCAATTCTGAAAACCGGCTTTGGCTGGACATGATAAAAGTCAAGCAAGTTAAGGCCGCTCCTTTCCCTACAACGTTTACGTTGCCAAATTCGGAAATCCAATTAGTACAAAGCGTTTCACTGAGCTGTAGATCATCGTGTGTCGCGTAGCCGATAGCTCGAACCAACTGCCGCCAACCCCAGTCAATTCGCGATGTTTCATTCATGCGAGTTTCGGGCATAGCGTTTAGCAGCTTTTCCGCTTCCGACGCCTCCTGACTGAAATAGAGTGTCCATGCATAGGCCAGCGTGATGGCGGGGTTGCTCTGCATAGCCCGTTTCGGGACTTGTATCAGCAAGGATCGTAGCGCTTCAATCTCACCCTGACGCAGAGCTAGATCAAGCATAATATCTTCGCTTAACCCAAGAGCCCAGCGATGATCCCCCGCACGCAACGCCAAATTGATCGCCTGCTGAAATTCACGGCGTCGCCAATGCCAAAAGGCCGCTCGTTTCAGGAAATAGGATCCCCGCTCTGGGGTACGGGCTAAAAAACGCTCCTGAAAGTAGTCTCGCAAGGCGGGATGAAGCAAAAAGATATCTGCGTGGATCTTGCTTCTAAGCAACAAGTTATGATCGAAGGCGATGTCACCCATCAGCGCAGCGGCATCATCTGTCTTGAAAACATAGTTGAAGCTTTCGCTCGAAATCGGAGCGATCGTGGCTGCTCTTTCAAGAAACCTGAGATGCTTTTCTGTCAGGGATGGCACAATCTCTTCCAGAAAGAAGCGCTTTGTCTCAGGCCATCTACTTGCCTTGTCATCCGGAAACTCTGTGCCGGTCATGATCTTGCAAAGTGCCGGCCAGCCCCTTGTCTCATGCATCATTTCGTCAGCAGAATATGACTTGCCCGTGTTCGAAAACGCCTCGACCTCTTTCTCGCTAAAAGAAAGGTCATCGAGCAATATCTCCAACACGCCGGTTTGAAGCGTGAGCTGAGCAAAACCACGCCGCGATACCGCAGCAAAAGCGAAGTGAAGGTTACGGGGCGATTCGGTTACGAACACCTCAAGGCGACTGACAAAGTCCCCACCTTGATCCAAATCATCGACACAAATCAGAACTGGCGACATAAGCAGCGAATCAATCTGCCACATCGCCGTGGCCAACTGCCGAAAATCTTTTGGCACCGCGGGGGCCCCAACTTGCGTAGGCGGATAAATTTGGCCGCAAATCGCCGCGACCAAATCCGCCTCGCTATCATAGCCCGCCGCCAAAGACACGTATGCAAAGCGGTTGCCATCATTGGCAAAGTGAAGGCAGTTTTGCGCTAATAATACTGATTTTCCATAGCCTTGTGGACCACGGTATATCAATGTGCGCAATTCAGACTGCGCCTCAAAGGTGAGATGCGCGCGCGCAATACAGTCCCCGGAAATGGCATTGACCCGCGCCAATACACGAGCGCGCCCTGCCTCTCTTGTTGAGGCCGAAATATCGGTGTTCTTGCTAAACATTTTCTCCCTGAGGCAAGGACATAAGCCTGTGCGCTCTCCATATTATTCACCCTAAATAGGAAAAGCAGAAAGCCAAACTACACTTTAGTGTAGTTGCGGTGGGCAAAACAACCAGCATTTTAGCGAGACACATCGCCGCTCGTTGGAAAATTCGTCGCACTACGTGGCAAAATCACCAGAAATCGGAGCGGAGACTGCAGTTTCAGGGAGGAAATGCGCATGACCACTGTCTCAAAAGAACCCGACTCCATTGCGGAGTACGTCGATAAGAAACGTTATCTATGGATGCTTTCTGTAATATGGCCAGCGACCCCAATCATCGGCCTCTACCTGGTGGCGCAAACGGGATGGAGCATTTGGTACGGTCTTGTTCTCTTCGTCTGGTACGCGCTGGTTCCGCTATTGGATGCCATGTTCGGAGAGGACTTCAACAACCCACCCGAAGAAGCCGTCGAGGCTCTGGAAAAAGACCGGTACTACCGCGTCCTGACCTACCTCACCGTGCCTATGCACTATGCTGCCCTTTTGGCGTCAGCTTGGTGGGTCAGTACGCAAAGCATGTCATTGCTTGAAATCGTCACTCTGGCATTGTCGCTGGGAATTGTGAACGGTCTTGCTTTGAACACTGGCCACGAGTTGGGCCACAAGAAAGAAACCTTTGATCGCTGGATGGCCAAGTTGGTGCTTGCGGTTGTCGGCTACGGCCATTTCTTTATCGAGCACAACAAAGGCCATCATCGCGATGTCGCGACCCCAAAAGACCCGGCAACGTCGCGGATGGGCGAAAGCATTTACAAGTTTTCAACCCGTGAAATTCCCGGTGCCTTCCGCCGTGCGTGGGAACTCGAAGAAGAGCGCCTGTCGCGTCGTGGCAAAAGCCCCTGGAGCCTTGAAAACGAGATTTTGCAGCCTATGCTGATAACCTTTGCTCTCTATGTTGGGCTGCTCGCCTTCTTTGGCCCCCTGATGCTGATATTCCTGCCCATACAGATGGCATTCGGCTGGTGGCAGCTGACCAGCGCCAACTATATCGAGCACTACGGGTTGCTGCGTGAAAAACTGGACAACGGTCGCTACGAGCACCAAAAACCCCACCATTCGTGGAATTCAAACCACATCATGTCGAACCTGATCCTGTTCCACCTCCAGCGCCACTCCGACCACCATGCGCACCCAACGCGGTCCTACCAGTCGCTGCGTGATTTCAAGGATTTGCCAGCGCTGCCCACAGGCTACCCTGGCATGTTCTTCATGGCGATGGTTCCGGGTTGGTTCCGCGCTGTCATGGACCCCAAAGTGGTCAACTGGGCGCACGGCGATCTGAGCAAAGTCCAGATCGACGACGGCAAGCAGGAGCACTACGAGCAGAAATTTGGGTCGATCGGCGTATCGCCCGGAATTTCCGCAGCCACCGCCGCGGAATAACCTGCTGATCGGTCCTGTCAGGGCCGCCGAAAGGCGCGCCCTGACAGGACCGATCACAAAACAGTCTCCAAAAATAAAGATGATCGTTGCTTTGTCAGCAGAGCATTCTGATGTTGCCAAAAATTCTTGTTTGGCCGCCTGAACCCGCTCGCCTCTTTCAAAGCAAGCTAAATGAACGACCAAGGGAGGAAATTGGACATGGCAAAATACATGTGCCCCGACTGCAAATATTCATATGATGAAGTTACCGGAGATCCTCATGAAGGGTTTCCGGCAGGGACGCCCTGGGCGCAAATCCCTGAAGAGTGGTCCTGTCCGGATTGCGCCGTTCGCGACAAGGAAGACTTTGAACTGATTGACGGCTCTGCTGTGTCTGTCGCTGCGTCGGCACCGGCACCAACGGCCCCCACCCCCGAACGCCCCGTGACCGCGACTAAGGTTGTGGAGGCTGCGGCCCCGCAGCCACCCTCCAAGGCTGCGGCGGAAGGTGCCAAACCTTTCGTGAAATGGATCTGCATCACTTGCGGCCATATTTATGATGAGGCTCTTGGCGACGATTACGAGGGCTTTGCGCCGGGAACACGTTTTGACGACATCCCTGACGATTGGTGCTGCCCGGATTGTGGGGCAACCAAAGAAGACTATGTGCTGTACCAAGAAAAATGACCGATGCGAGAATATGAATATCCGCCTTTGAAAGCAGCGGACAGGGAGAAACACAATGAATATCTACGCTGAAAACGAAACTGCCAACGCGCTGCCGTTCGTCTCAAGAATCGAAG is a window encoding:
- a CDS encoding alkane 1-monooxygenase: MTTVSKEPDSIAEYVDKKRYLWMLSVIWPATPIIGLYLVAQTGWSIWYGLVLFVWYALVPLLDAMFGEDFNNPPEEAVEALEKDRYYRVLTYLTVPMHYAALLASAWWVSTQSMSLLEIVTLALSLGIVNGLALNTGHELGHKKETFDRWMAKLVLAVVGYGHFFIEHNKGHHRDVATPKDPATSRMGESIYKFSTREIPGAFRRAWELEEERLSRRGKSPWSLENEILQPMLITFALYVGLLAFFGPLMLIFLPIQMAFGWWQLTSANYIEHYGLLREKLDNGRYEHQKPHHSWNSNHIMSNLILFHLQRHSDHHAHPTRSYQSLRDFKDLPALPTGYPGMFFMAMVPGWFRAVMDPKVVNWAHGDLSKVQIDDGKQEHYEQKFGSIGVSPGISAATAAE
- a CDS encoding helix-turn-helix transcriptional regulator, with the protein product MFSKNTDISASTREAGRARVLARVNAISGDCIARAHLTFEAQSELRTLIYRGPQGYGKSVLLAQNCLHFANDGNRFAYVSLAAGYDSEADLVAAICGQIYPPTQVGAPAVPKDFRQLATAMWQIDSLLMSPVLICVDDLDQGGDFVSRLEVFVTESPRNLHFAFAAVSRRGFAQLTLQTGVLEILLDDLSFSEKEVEAFSNTGKSYSADEMMHETRGWPALCKIMTGTEFPDDKASRWPETKRFFLEEIVPSLTEKHLRFLERAATIAPISSESFNYVFKTDDAAALMGDIAFDHNLLLRSKIHADIFLLHPALRDYFQERFLARTPERGSYFLKRAAFWHWRRREFQQAINLALRAGDHRWALGLSEDIMLDLALRQGEIEALRSLLIQVPKRAMQSNPAITLAYAWTLYFSQEASEAEKLLNAMPETRMNETSRIDWGWRQLVRAIGYATHDDLQLSETLCTNWISEFGNVNVVGKGAALTCLTFIMSSQSRFSELSKFLVLANPANTAGRQRFAFGWLHAAEIQAALNRGDMYGAQRLIEAARIDPNVQVERTPFSAKMLISFEAEASCELGMLEFSDDLVESYLEFAGKYGVTDILYRVCRVAAAWRRRTNDLRGALALLERVRALAQEKKLYRLETLIQMEIAELYIAEGIQGFDKAMPKESDPVFSGLHARPLRAQLSILRALAALRNGQYSLAVKNANEAGRTARAIDAGRLEVRALMCAAGAHAASESVPIARKVATEAYEMVLLLGCFQTAGDTRDLLAGLTITSDVAFTDLEFVVPAQKVETSDQLVGVRSLLPKSTRREGTTLSSKQIRVLRYVREGLSNKQIADRLLVREDTVKWHMRKIFADLNVRSRVQAVTEAQARNLI
- a CDS encoding PaaI family thioesterase, translating into MIASVWNSRAKGLIAEMDLKIERADRQGVEIRMPFNPDFCLDEEGTMLHGGVLTALLDSAFGLANFLAIDDVQTMATLDLRVDYLRPASSRADVIVFADCYRQTRHIAFGTGKIWFDTADCEEVARGSATFALTRGKGSLLDKMNTGGPGG
- a CDS encoding PaaI family thioesterase; the protein is MKLSDIQARCDRVPFFRHLGFSVTEANDTHFVARMPFEQRHIGNPVLDTYHGGIIASFMEIIASLTVLDDLESPPPKPINLTVDYLRPGLPGTLNTRATVSRKGRRMASVETIAWLEDEGKPVAKGLFHFLLV
- a CDS encoding rubredoxin, with translation MAKYMCPDCKYSYDEVTGDPHEGFPAGTPWAQIPEEWSCPDCAVRDKEDFELIDGSAVSVAASAPAPTAPTPERPVTATKVVEAAAPQPPSKAAAEGAKPFVKWICITCGHIYDEALGDDYEGFAPGTRFDDIPDDWCCPDCGATKEDYVLYQEK
- a CDS encoding acetyl-CoA C-acyltransferase family protein, whose amino-acid sequence is MTDVVILDGARTAIGTFGGSLAGTSPIELGTIVAKAALERSGLKADQIGQVVFGHVINTEPRDMYLSRVVAMQAGVPASAPAMNVNRLCGSGAQAIVSAAQSLMLGDADFALAGGAECMSRSPHIIPQARWGQKMGDITAVDMMLGALTCPFGSGHMGVTAENVATELQITRADQDAFALTSQARAARAIGDGSFKREITAVELKTRKGTAVFDTDEHPKATTAEALAGLKPVFRKGGSVTAGNASGINDGAAAMVLARADAAKKAGLQPRARILGYSIAGVDPEVMGIGPIPAVQALCARTGLNIADFDVIESNEAFAAQALAVNKVLGLNPEKVNPNGGAIALGHPISATGAILTLKALNALDSFGGTKALITMCIGGGQGIAIAIEKLGD
- a CDS encoding NAD(P)/FAD-dependent oxidoreductase; this encodes MQDNLDKIVIVGAGTAGVNAASALRQQGFEGQVVILGAESVAPYQRPPLSKAFLAKDKPPAATLLKPGAFFPTNGITLEMGQGVVAIDRTAKAVLTKAGVHYPYDELILATGSSARRLRCPGAGLSNVCYLRNLSDATRLHKSLRSAKSVAILGGGVIGLEVASAAVALDKQVTVIESAGRVMARVATPSATNVITRQLKAAGIRFALNARLARIDGVDGQARTCILESGEAVAADLVVVGIGALPNQGLAVHAGLLCDNGIIVDEAMRSSDPDIYAIGDCAAAENSYYGGRIRIETIHNAMVQAQIAASSICGVRIPDAAPPRFWSDLLGMKLQGLGGLTRYDKLVAFNGKNGVETEVHAFAGDRLVATETINLSKRQSELSKLIHPAE